A genomic segment from Flavobacterium inviolabile encodes:
- a CDS encoding peptide MFS transporter codes for MSTESANPDFFKSKVLGHPSGLFVLFFTEMWERFSFYGMRVLLVNFLTMAVAGVAMPGWGWSSENAGALFGTYAGLLYLTPILGGMIADRFIGYRWAVVVGAGIMTLGHAAMAIESEFMLYFGLALLVIGTGFFKPNMTSIISEMYKDLPEKKDGAYTIFYMGVNAGAFFGMMLCGYLAEKVGWSWGFGLAGIFMLLGTLQFWMAKPLFGTIGEVPKKEKREAAAAAAEKRNPFTTLDKILILLTSVIGVLFIFNDPLSKIGNINILPQEFIVSKETLAGPLVVILIGLVLFLFLIVGRILRYDRIVRDRMFAFIVFAFFTVFFWMSFEQAATSLVLFARDFTDRALDGNSLVIFNTVNALLTIIPLGIITWVLVLLFKQTKSVILKSNITLFVCFGLMWGIVLWMLYREFTSENSEVTVSWFSTLNSFFIIVFASLYTKWWDSKYNPSAAVKYGLGLIIMGLGFAVLAYGSSAIPQGAVAGTVRVSMIWLILAYLLHTLGELCLAPVGLSYVSKLVPGRMIAFMFGMWYLAIAIGNKLAASVGGMIDDIVRDYDMSTFFLIFTFVPLVAGGIVILLNPVLKKLMHGVK; via the coding sequence ATGTCGACTGAATCTGCCAATCCGGATTTTTTCAAATCAAAAGTTTTAGGACATCCTTCGGGATTATTTGTACTGTTTTTTACAGAAATGTGGGAACGCTTTTCGTTTTATGGAATGCGGGTACTGCTGGTAAACTTTTTAACGATGGCTGTTGCCGGAGTGGCAATGCCGGGTTGGGGATGGAGTAGTGAAAATGCCGGAGCTTTATTCGGAACCTATGCCGGTTTGCTGTATCTGACCCCTATTCTGGGCGGAATGATCGCCGACCGTTTTATCGGGTACCGCTGGGCGGTAGTTGTCGGTGCCGGAATCATGACACTGGGACATGCCGCTATGGCCATTGAATCGGAATTCATGCTGTATTTCGGATTGGCTTTGCTGGTAATCGGAACCGGTTTTTTTAAACCGAACATGACGTCCATTATCTCCGAAATGTATAAAGACCTGCCGGAGAAAAAGGACGGTGCCTATACCATTTTTTATATGGGGGTAAATGCCGGAGCCTTCTTCGGAATGATGCTTTGCGGCTACCTGGCCGAAAAAGTAGGCTGGAGCTGGGGATTCGGACTTGCCGGAATCTTTATGCTGTTAGGAACGTTGCAGTTCTGGATGGCCAAACCGCTTTTCGGAACAATTGGTGAAGTGCCGAAAAAAGAAAAACGCGAAGCCGCGGCAGCAGCTGCCGAAAAAAGAAACCCTTTTACGACTTTAGATAAAATTCTGATTCTTTTAACATCCGTTATCGGAGTTTTATTTATTTTTAATGACCCGTTATCAAAAATAGGCAATATCAATATCTTACCGCAGGAATTTATTGTTTCCAAAGAAACATTAGCCGGACCATTAGTGGTTATTCTGATCGGATTGGTCTTGTTCCTGTTCCTGATCGTGGGAAGGATTTTACGATATGACAGAATTGTAAGAGACCGGATGTTTGCGTTTATCGTATTTGCATTTTTCACGGTTTTCTTCTGGATGTCTTTTGAACAGGCAGCGACTTCTTTGGTGTTGTTTGCAAGAGATTTCACAGACAGGGCACTCGATGGAAACTCGCTGGTTATTTTCAATACGGTCAATGCCTTGCTAACGATTATTCCGTTAGGGATTATTACCTGGGTATTGGTACTGTTGTTCAAACAAACCAAATCGGTAATTTTAAAATCGAACATCACGCTTTTTGTTTGTTTCGGCTTAATGTGGGGAATTGTTTTGTGGATGCTGTACCGGGAATTTACAAGTGAAAACTCTGAAGTGACCGTTTCGTGGTTCAGTACGCTGAATTCGTTCTTTATCATTGTTTTTGCATCGCTATATACAAAATGGTGGGATAGCAAATACAACCCGAGTGCTGCCGTAAAATACGGATTGGGATTAATCATCATGGGACTTGGTTTTGCAGTGCTGGCTTACGGCTCTTCGGCTATACCGCAGGGAGCAGTGGCAGGAACGGTCAGAGTGAGCATGATCTGGCTTATCCTGGCCTATTTACTGCATACCCTTGGCGAACTATGTCTGGCTCCTGTAGGCTTGTCCTATGTGAGTAAACTGGTTCCGGGCCGGATGATTGCTTTTATGTTCGGAATGTGGTACCTGGCGATTGCCATCGGGAATAAGCTTGCCGCAAGTGTTGGAGGAATGATTGACGATATTGTGAGAGATTATGATATGTCTACCTTCTTTTTAATTTTTACATTTGTACCGTTGGTGGCCGGTGGTATCGTGATACTGTTGAACCCGGTATTGAAAAAATTAATGCACGGCGTAAAATAA
- a CDS encoding thioredoxin family protein, with product MKKILLMLFLTVGAITAQAQEIKWMTFDEAIKAQKKNPKPIFMDVYTDWCGPCKMLDKNTFSDKEVADFVSKNYYAVKFNAEGNSEVNYKGKKYANPGFDPNRRGRNGVHEFTMFLQVQGYPSMFILDKKGELKAPLVGYRTPEELLKDLKG from the coding sequence ATGAAAAAAATACTATTAATGTTATTCCTTACCGTTGGAGCAATAACGGCTCAGGCACAGGAAATCAAATGGATGACATTTGACGAAGCTATTAAAGCACAAAAGAAAAATCCGAAACCGATCTTTATGGACGTGTATACCGATTGGTGCGGGCCATGTAAAATGTTAGATAAAAATACCTTTAGCGATAAAGAAGTAGCCGATTTTGTGAGCAAGAATTACTATGCTGTAAAATTTAATGCAGAAGGAAATTCGGAAGTAAACTATAAAGGTAAAAAATATGCCAATCCGGGTTTTGATCCGAACAGAAGAGGCAGAAACGGTGTTCATGAATTTACCATGTTTTTACAGGTTCAGGGCTATCCGTCTATGTTTATCTTAGATAAAAAAGGGGAGTTAAAAGCACCACTTGTTGGTTACAGAACTCCTGAAGAATTGCTAAAAGATTTAAAAGGTTAA
- a CDS encoding ComEC/Rec2 family competence protein, protein MKVLRYPIIAIVFFFVSGILYDFYRKPDTNNLLLFCSVSGFIFCLSYYFSQKDFLQKNYFGLTLCLFSFAAGSFVHHVHYEPNHPRHYTRYLKEDRNEIRGTLSERLKPNAFAEKYYFTITEINRHPVFGTLLLNIPKTTAIEQPAIGDVLLLNGPVTLIPRAINPYHFDYAAYMEKQNVFHQLHLDSGNFVKTGQKRNFDFYTARYRDKLLSGFSIHHFRPEVQHVIDALLLGQRQDMEKETSSSYTDAGVVHILAISGLHIAVLYGMLLFIIKPLKKHKKGNILQLVSVLSFLWIFAILSGLSASVVRSVTMFSIISFGLFLNRTANIYNSLAVSVLLLLLFKPDFLFDVGFQLSYIAVFAIVWLQPFYRKIKFGKNRILHYFTDTALISLAAQIGVMPLCLYYFNQVPSLFLLANLVVIPLSTVILILGIFVLVLNFVSAAVAVFFGRLLSFLIEVMNDYIAWVASFKDFVIKDIPFTFLLMISLYLSLIFFLLWLRKKSFPRFAGWLVTVMVLQLVYMVTLTNIRQKDELVIFNNRKHTLITVKQKAGVRAFSNDSLIEDNYNLKMYRKGLFNPEVRCFPLQQLLFYGNRKILIIDHSGLYAVGGKPDVIILTGSPKINLERVMAALQPELVIADGTNYKSDVKRWEKSCEKTKIPFYATSKKGFYKIANTN, encoded by the coding sequence ATGAAGGTATTGCGATATCCCATAATAGCGATTGTATTCTTTTTTGTATCGGGCATACTCTATGATTTTTACCGGAAGCCCGACACAAACAACCTGCTGCTGTTTTGCAGTGTTTCCGGCTTTATCTTCTGCCTGAGCTATTATTTTTCACAAAAAGATTTTTTACAGAAAAATTATTTCGGCTTAACGCTCTGCCTGTTTTCTTTTGCTGCCGGAAGCTTCGTGCATCATGTTCATTATGAACCAAATCACCCGCGGCATTATACCCGTTATCTGAAAGAAGACCGTAATGAAATCCGGGGAACACTTTCCGAACGTTTAAAACCCAACGCTTTTGCCGAAAAGTACTATTTTACCATTACCGAAATAAACCGGCATCCGGTTTTCGGAACGTTACTGCTAAACATCCCGAAAACAACTGCCATAGAACAGCCGGCCATTGGTGATGTGTTGTTGCTCAACGGTCCTGTAACCCTCATTCCCAGAGCCATTAATCCTTACCATTTTGATTATGCCGCGTATATGGAAAAGCAAAATGTGTTCCACCAGCTGCACCTGGATAGCGGTAATTTTGTAAAGACCGGCCAAAAAAGAAATTTTGATTTTTATACTGCCCGCTACCGCGACAAACTGCTTTCCGGTTTTTCCATACATCATTTCCGGCCGGAAGTGCAGCATGTTATTGACGCTTTACTTCTCGGACAGCGACAGGATATGGAAAAAGAAACATCGAGCAGTTATACCGATGCCGGCGTGGTGCATATCCTTGCCATTTCCGGACTTCATATTGCCGTTTTATACGGAATGCTGCTTTTTATAATTAAACCGCTTAAAAAGCACAAAAAGGGCAATATCCTGCAATTAGTATCCGTGCTTTCTTTTCTTTGGATCTTTGCCATACTATCCGGACTTTCGGCATCTGTTGTCCGGTCCGTGACGATGTTCAGCATCATTAGTTTCGGGCTATTCCTGAACAGGACAGCTAATATTTACAATTCGCTGGCGGTATCCGTATTGCTGTTGCTGCTGTTTAAACCGGATTTTCTTTTCGATGTTGGTTTTCAGCTGAGCTATATTGCCGTTTTTGCTATTGTCTGGCTGCAGCCATTTTACCGGAAAATAAAGTTTGGCAAAAACCGGATCCTCCATTATTTTACGGACACTGCCCTTATTTCTCTGGCCGCGCAAATTGGTGTGATGCCACTGTGTTTGTATTACTTTAACCAGGTTCCGTCACTCTTCCTGCTGGCCAATCTGGTTGTGATACCGCTTTCTACGGTTATCCTGATCCTGGGAATATTCGTCCTGGTTCTGAATTTTGTTTCTGCTGCTGTTGCGGTATTTTTCGGGCGCCTGCTTTCTTTTTTAATTGAAGTGATGAATGATTATATTGCCTGGGTTGCCTCTTTTAAAGATTTTGTTATCAAAGATATTCCATTTACTTTTTTGCTGATGATCAGCCTGTACCTGAGCCTTATTTTCTTTTTGCTCTGGCTGCGGAAAAAGAGCTTTCCCCGGTTTGCCGGGTGGCTGGTTACCGTGATGGTTTTGCAGTTAGTTTATATGGTGACCCTGACGAATATACGGCAGAAAGACGAACTGGTTATTTTTAACAACCGGAAGCATACCTTGATTACTGTAAAACAAAAGGCCGGCGTTCGCGCTTTCAGCAACGACAGTTTAATTGAAGACAATTACAATCTTAAAATGTACCGTAAAGGTTTGTTTAATCCGGAAGTGCGTTGCTTTCCGTTACAGCAGCTGCTTTTTTACGGGAACCGGAAGATCCTTATTATCGATCATTCCGGGTTGTATGCTGTTGGCGGAAAACCGGATGTGATTATCCTGACGGGTTCTCCGAAAATCAATCTGGAAAGAGTTATGGCAGCCTTACAGCCGGAACTGGTTATTGCAGACGGTACTAATTATAAATCGGATGTAAAACGATGGGAGAAAAGCTGCGAAAAAACAAAAATCCCTTTTTACGCTACGAGTAAAAAGGGATTTTATAAAATTGCTAATACAAATTAA
- a CDS encoding thioredoxin family protein, which translates to MKKIGLVLVFVLVSFWANAQEAATLEWHTDVKKAVQLSEKEKKPLFLFFTGSDWCGWCIRLQKEVFLQPQFVSWAKENVILVELDFPRRKALAPEVQQTNNQLMNMFGVRGYPTVWFVKATEKDGKINFEKLGSSGYVAGGPAVWLEGANQIIKNIK; encoded by the coding sequence ATGAAAAAAATAGGATTAGTATTGGTTTTTGTTTTGGTAAGCTTTTGGGCTAATGCGCAGGAAGCGGCAACATTAGAATGGCATACCGATGTTAAAAAAGCGGTACAGTTATCGGAAAAAGAAAAAAAACCGCTGTTCTTATTTTTTACAGGAAGTGATTGGTGCGGATGGTGCATCCGCTTGCAGAAAGAAGTTTTTTTACAACCGCAGTTTGTAAGCTGGGCAAAAGAAAATGTTATTTTAGTGGAGCTGGATTTTCCAAGAAGAAAAGCACTGGCACCGGAAGTACAGCAAACAAACAACCAGTTAATGAACATGTTTGGTGTTCGCGGTTATCCTACAGTATGGTTTGTAAAAGCCACTGAAAAAGACGGGAAAATTAATTTTGAAAAATTGGGAAGCTCCGGTTATGTTGCCGGCGGTCCCGCTGTTTGGTTAGAAGGAGCAAATCAGATAATAAAGAATATTAAATAA
- a CDS encoding peptide MFS transporter, producing MNTNSTLEEIQNFKGKYPKQLWYLFFSEMWERFSFYGMRGMLVIFMVNQLTMNETVANLQYGATQAFVYAFTFIGGLFADKILGYRKSLFWGGLLMIVGSIILAVDPKQFFFFGISFTIVGTGFFKPNISTMVGKLYRDDDNRRDAGFSLFYAGVNLGALIGGYICIAVANGSMLSSFIPEHLRWNVAFGFASIVMIISLLTFTQTQKSLGEIGLSPLLNLETSKRKMYEYATYIGSLLILPIIMTMVSKTEYTDIFMYIIGPCSLLYLFYEMKNYSIAENKKLLAALVFIIFSIFFWAFFEQSGGSLSLFAANNLNNTVLGVKLDPNGVNNSSNSFFVITFAALVGMVWLWMAKKKIEPNTIVKFGLGFLFLAGGFYVFYYTKFFADANGMTSLDLFTLGWFVITFGELCLSPIGMSAMTKLSPQKLQAVLMGMWFLASAYGQYFAGLLGANIASASEHATNLEKLTIYADGYKQLALYALIAGVVLIAISPLVKKLMQEVK from the coding sequence ATGAATACAAACTCGACTTTAGAGGAAATACAGAATTTTAAAGGCAAGTACCCCAAACAATTGTGGTACTTGTTTTTTAGTGAAATGTGGGAGCGCTTTAGCTTCTACGGAATGAGAGGGATGCTGGTTATCTTTATGGTAAACCAGTTAACAATGAATGAAACGGTAGCCAACCTGCAATATGGCGCTACCCAGGCTTTTGTTTATGCCTTTACCTTTATCGGCGGTTTGTTTGCCGATAAGATTCTGGGGTACCGCAAATCCCTTTTCTGGGGTGGACTGTTAATGATCGTCGGAAGTATTATTCTGGCGGTAGATCCCAAACAATTCTTCTTCTTCGGAATCAGCTTTACCATTGTAGGAACCGGATTCTTCAAACCGAATATCTCCACGATGGTCGGAAAACTGTACCGTGATGACGACAACAGAAGAGATGCCGGATTCTCCCTGTTTTATGCAGGAGTGAATTTAGGAGCGCTGATAGGCGGTTATATCTGTATCGCTGTGGCAAATGGAAGCATGTTAAGCTCTTTTATTCCGGAACACCTGAGATGGAATGTAGCATTCGGATTTGCATCAATTGTGATGATTATCAGTTTGCTGACGTTTACACAAACTCAGAAAAGTCTGGGTGAAATAGGACTGTCGCCATTGCTGAATCTGGAAACGTCTAAAAGAAAAATGTATGAATATGCGACTTATATCGGTTCCTTACTGATATTGCCGATTATCATGACCATGGTTTCCAAAACAGAATATACCGATATTTTTATGTATATCATCGGACCGTGTTCTTTATTGTACCTGTTCTATGAAATGAAAAATTATTCCATAGCAGAAAATAAAAAACTTTTGGCGGCTTTGGTATTCATTATCTTTTCCATTTTCTTCTGGGCATTTTTTGAACAGAGCGGTGGTTCTTTGAGCCTTTTTGCAGCCAACAATTTAAATAATACCGTTCTGGGCGTGAAACTGGATCCGAACGGGGTAAACAACTCTTCCAACTCCTTTTTCGTAATTACGTTTGCTGCTTTGGTAGGGATGGTGTGGTTATGGATGGCTAAAAAGAAAATTGAACCAAATACCATAGTGAAATTCGGATTAGGATTCCTGTTTTTAGCCGGAGGTTTTTATGTGTTTTACTATACCAAGTTTTTTGCAGATGCTAACGGGATGACTTCTTTAGACCTGTTTACTCTGGGATGGTTTGTAATTACTTTTGGAGAACTGTGTCTGTCGCCGATTGGAATGTCGGCCATGACAAAACTTTCGCCGCAGAAACTACAGGCAGTTCTGATGGGAATGTGGTTCCTGGCGAGTGCCTACGGACAGTATTTTGCCGGATTATTAGGAGCTAACATTGCCAGCGCTTCGGAGCATGCCACCAACCTGGAAAAACTGACGATCTATGCAGACGGTTACAAACAACTGGCACTGTATGCCCTTATTGCGGGAGTTGTATTAATTGCCATTTCGCCTTTGGTGAAAAAATTAATGCAGGAAGTAAAATAA